The Epinephelus lanceolatus isolate andai-2023 chromosome 12, ASM4190304v1, whole genome shotgun sequence genome segment ACCATCGCCCTGCAGGAGCCGCCTCCTGGAGCGCTGGTGGAAGGCATCAAGGTTCCCCTGCAATTTCATCAACACAAAATTGCCCCGTTTCACGGTGTCGTCATCCCTGAAGTTGGCTgccatgttgttgtgttgttgtataATGTATCGTGTCTTGCCCTTGTAGAAGTTCACCGAGGAGTTTGCACAGCGTTTTCAAGACGAAGAACTCAGAGGTGTTGTGAAGGTCAGCTGGAACATCGGTGGACTGCACTACTcccagagacaggaagtgttcAGTCCCATCGCACCCAGGGATGACTTCATCAGTgtgagtgacacacacacaccaactagGGCTGGGCAGATCGAGATATGAGACTATATATCGTcatagattttggatatcatatcGTGATGTGGCTTGAATGGTGTTTTTTCATCTTGTtgtaaaggctgcattacagtaaagtgatggaAATGTATAAGCTTACcagactttttatttattttaatgcttGCCTTAACCCACTCGGTCCTTTTATccacattattgatgattattcatcaaaaatctcatttaaaaatatcaagatGTCTATATCAagatatagcctaaaaatatcgtgatgtaattttcagagcatattgcccagccctaatgcCGACACACATATGCCTACACATCCCAGATACCAACATGTTTAAAATGCGTTATGCAATGtccaaataaagacaaaaaaaacccaaataccATTCATTCCAAGAACAGTGGTTGTTATAATGTTAGCACACTTACAGTTTTCTATcttaaaactgaattaaaatgatattcattcattaaaagaatagtttgacattttgggaaatacgcaAATCCATACGATTATGGTTATGTGAGAGTCTGTTAAATATTAAGcaacagctggttagcttagcttagcacaaagactggaaacagggggaaacagctagcctgaatCTCAAATAAATCTACCTACCGGCAGCAAGATTGCAACAATACAGACTGTTTATTTACTGTGAGCAGTTACTTCCTGAAGTCTCTGCTGGCCGCCTGGCAAGTGGCTAACACATAGTCCAGCACATAACCCCCGTAAAGCAAGGAGCCAGACTAGTCTTTGTGCCAACTAACCGACAATATAGTAAACAGACACGCATGAGAGAAATTTTACTCGAACTGTTCTCCAGAAAACGAATAAGCGTATTTCTGAATGGTCTGCGTATGTCAACCTGTTCCTGGGTCCCTGAGCAGTTGCCTGCTTTTCCTGATTGGTAATCAAACCATAACAAGTCACATTTGACACTGTTTGTAGAATggatgaggaaaaaacaaaaaatgaataacaattaaatataaatatagaaataaataaatgagtgaatgtatatataaaaaaatattaattattgtgtaaataaatacaggaattttttttaagttaataactataaataaataaaggtctAAATGGATATAGCAATAAGCAAATACagaaatatagaaataaataaaataataaataaatattgaaataagaaatgcagaaataaaataattaaagaataaatacatacagggcctgtggccctttgctgcatgtcatccccctctctctccccctttcaagcttacctgtcctgtccattaaaggcaaaatggccaaaaaaaaatcttaaaaaaaagaaaggaagaaatacATGAATGTAAAGATAGATACAGGAATTATTAAATCAAtgcagatatatatatatatatatatatatatatatatacatatacatgaaTACAGGAATAAGAAAGTAAAAGAATAAATTAGCAACACTGGAATAAATATTGAAATGAGTAATGcataagttaaaaataaataaatgtcaaaaaaaatatgagactagatagataaatacataaataggTAAATAAAACTGATAATAATTAAACAGGGCataaataaatactgtacatttatttctacatttttttaacaactacattttttttatttatgtatttactgTGTCTGTCAGTTAATGATGTCAGAGGTCCTAAcctctgcatttatttatttatttgtttttatttatttatttatttccatttttatttcagcatttatttattcttatagttatttatttccatatttatttcttaatttctCAATTCATatagacatttatttattaatttattgatAGTTAGGTAATTTTTTTGTCCTCCGTATTTCAGGCCGTCAGAAGAATCAAATACCTGGGTAAGGGCACCTACACCGACTGCGCCATCTTAAAGATGGTCGAGGAAATAAGGGGCTCACCCAACAAAGGTGCCCTGCGCTTCGCTGTGATCATCACCGATGGCCATGTGACTGGAAACCCATGCGGAGGCATCAAAGTGGCAGCAGAGAAGGCTCGCGACGAGGGCATTCGGTTGTTTGTCGTGGCGGCATCGAATAACATCGATGAGACAGGGCTGAGGGAGATCGCCAACTCTCCAGCAATGGTCTACAGAAGTGAATTcatggctgtggatctgagctCAGGCAGACCAGTGACACATATGGACACCATCAATAACATCACCAAAACAATGGTAACGcacaaacacccacagaaacacagagaagcATGAAACACAATCAGCACTTCGTCTGCTCACGCCTTGTTCCTTTTGTCTTCACAGAAACATTTAGCATATGTAGAGGTAAGAACGCACACACAACCAATGATCATAAAGGTTTATCTTTCAGGCTGCGTCAATGCTGACTGTTTGTCTTCATTTCCTGTAGTGTTACAAAGTGTCCTGTCTGGAGACGCCAGGGCCCCGCGGTCCAAAAGGCCACAGAGGACAAAAAGtgagcttcacacacacacacacacacacacacacgtactcaCACAGAATTTACACACTAGTCATTTTAACCTTCACACATATTTTCTCCTTTCAACTCGTTGACTGCAGGGAGCCAAAGGAGACAACGGCGACCCAGGTCTGAAAGGAGATAGAGGTCGCCCAGGAGACCCCGGTATCGAGGGTCCCATCGGTCAGCCTGGTACCAAAGTAAGACACTGAACATCCACCTGCCCATCATTCATCGTTCACTACCATGCGACAAAGCCTGAAAcgatttttcttttcctgttttctcGTCTGTAGGGAGAAGCAGGTTCCAAAGGCGATAAGGTGAGATATCACTTTCCTTTTGTATTCATCAATGCATGACTGAAGTCTTTGCACGCATTACTGGGTTTGTAGAGGAACGATAATGATTTCTGGTCTGTTAATAAAGGAGCACATCATATTGATCGTACATAAAATGACTGTTGATCTTCTGTCTGCCCACAGGGAGAGATGGGAACTCAGGGGAAAAAGGTAGGACCATTTATGAATTATTATCCAACTGAATCTATTAattatcattcatttttataaaGTAGTTGGTCTTCCACCTCTAATTGTCTCTTCTCTTCATCGTCAGGGTGTGGCTGGTATCCCAGGACGTAATGGTACAGATGGACAGAAGGTAAggactgacaaaacaaaacaccactgACAATCATTACTGACTTAGTAAAGCTGAGCATAGTGGACGTTTTGTAATTTTCTCTCTTCGTCTTCAGGGTAAAATCGGACGGATCGGCGCTCCCGGCTGCAAAGGAGACCCAGGCGACAGAGTATGACATTCAACATGATTTCAAATGATCAGTGCGTCCATATTGTGTTGTGTTCTGGCCTATTtatgatgtgtgtttgatgctTTGTAGGGTCCTGATGGTCACCCCGGAGATGTCGGTGAACGTGGTTTCCCTGGAACTGATGGAGAAAAGGTACACGCTCTTCACTTAAAGGAAcggtgtgtaagatttagtggcctctggtggtgaggattgcagattgcaatcagctgaaacttctcccggttagaattccttcagtgttcattgttcaggaggtttttaccgggagccgcattatccacagaggtctcttcctctccaaaacaaatggatcagGTGATAAAAACCGGtagaaacactaaataaagcagtttcatgttataaatcaatgtttctccaacactgtttggcacgtCAGAAGCAGCCTAGCCTAGCattgctaatgtgtgctcacctttattctctgataacttcagatccagacgctcaggaggttttttccaagagccgaattatccacagaggtctcttcctctccaaaacaaatgaaccctGTGATCTAAAccgataaaaacactgaataaagcagtttcacgttacaaatcagtgtttttttctgtgctgtttGGCACGTCACAGATGAGCCGCTCCGCCAGCATCTGCTATGTATGAtcccctttttttctctgataacgtAATTTGTGCTCACCCTGTTTCTGATCCAGacgctcaggaggtttttcccaagaattatccacagaggtctcttcctctccaaaacaaacagactggatGATGAAAATTGGTAAAatcactgaatgaagcagttgcacgttacaaatcagtgtttcttcaacATTGTTTGGCATATCAGACACAAGCTGCTTGCCTAGCACCTgctcatgtgtgctcacctttattctctggtaacttaagatccagatgtttgcagggtttttaccaggagccacaTTTTctgtagaggtctcttcctctccaaaacaaacagatccgGTGACGCTGCTTTTTTGCAGAAGGGCTGCTAcctatggtggctgacacagAAACACGAAAAAGccaatgtccctatctagaaccagtgtttggtttgtccattctgggctactgtagaaacatggtagtgcaacatggcgatctccgtcGATGAGgccctgctccctatgtagatataaatagctcattctaaggtaacgaaaacacaatgattcttattttcaggtgattatgcactaaagaaaacataccttATTCCTTTTCTGCCCCTATAttgccctaaatcctacacactggacctttaaaacaaaaTTCGTCTGCCATCCAACCTGTGGTTAAACTCTGCTAACTGTATGCTTGTGTCCTGTCTTTAGGGTGATCCCGGTCGCCCTGGAAGACCTGGTCCCTCTGGCCCGCCTGGAGAGGCTGGACCAAAGGTAAATCACAACACAGACGCGGGATATTTGTTCTTTTCTGAGACAGATATTAGGTCTGAGGTCGTGTTAAACGGCTTGAGGAATGTTGGAGGTGAAAGGTGGAGGCTAAACTCTGGTGCTTCTTCCacagggagagaggggaagTCCTGGATCACCTGGTGTCCCTGGACTGAAAGGAAACCCCGTAAGACAAATCACCACTAGCAGTAACACGTTCAAACACACTCTCATTACATGCATCATGtatctcacctgtgtgctgttttttttagggGGTCCCTGGACTTGCAGGATCTAGAGGAGAGCCGGTAAGAACATCTGAGTTACTCATAACTTAATGTCCCCCTTTGTTGTTCATCTACATTGGCTTTGTGTTGAACTGTTCTTGTGTTCTAGGGGAGAAGAGGAGACTATGGGCCAAAGGGTGCTCAAGGGCCAGACGGAGTTAAAGGAGACAAGGTAAGAATTTATGAACATAATTGCACAGGTGTGATACATGTCTGTGTTATGAACTTTTTGCCTTGACTAATATCATAATGTCCCTAAGTGCAGCCCACGGGCCAGAGGTGCCCCCCAGAAGCATTTAGTGCGACCCCTGTGCGTGACATTAAATGCCTGTATTATATTTTAATCATCCACGGTCgatttcaatgttttcactttcagTAGCTTACAATTAATCTAGTGGGCTGAAAAAGAAGCCAATGTGGAAATGCCATGATCTGGAGTTCTTtgaacagccacttgaggctaaTTTCAAAAGCCAGTCAATTCCTAtggataaaaatataaaataatggatgtagctatgGTGacagccatcaccatcttgttttttgggggCCAGacgtgaccatatttggatgagagggtggaggtgtggaggagtgaggggtggatctgactcataaaGTGgtcctgcccttaattatgcatagttttaagccttaataaaatgtaaacgggtgagttatgtaaaattcagcccctgtacagttgtcatgaatgttaaattagctacagagaccaaatctatttttgtaccaggctgtaaacatgtttatttctgctgtaaagttgggcatttttttACATGGGGGTTTATGGAGACTGACTCattcttggagccagcctcaagtggccattaaaggaactacaattttggcttcatttttttagcCCTGGTGATTGCCACTTGCCACCgctgtgttaaaatgcccaactctacaacagaaataaacatgtttacagcctggaacTGAAACAGTTTTAGTCCGATTCTAGCCCGACACAGCGTCGTACGGTGACAGCTCTGATTGTGAACGACGAGTGTCGTACGCGctaatccatcgtttcatctcgtgTAGTATGTCATGGTAGACGACAACCGACACCACGTCTGGGACCTCTCACAACGTTCCAACAGAGAGTCTagcatttttgattttctttttgttgtttgcaacttctcccgtcacagccgtcactttgaccaataggaacacagtgttagctgctgccatagacaactgtatgacaacaacagtgactgaaataatagtaataataataaaaataggacaagaataacctgatgacatcgcACACGTCGTAAAatgattggtgtggaccatcatgtagtctgtcatgtctgtcggccaagtcacaaGACTTACATACCGCAAAATTAAACCTGAAAGCtaagaactttttttttggtttatgtACCAGGCGagtacatttttgttttattggttttaagcctgtttttcaccAGCGAAAATTAGCATTATTGTTACCACAGTCagccatagctgtaaatgtGCTGGGCCAACCATGCTAGGAGCTGCCATTAGGGTAAgatccaccctctcatccaaataccgtccaagatggcgacaaccaaatgccaaactcgaggcttcaaagcAGAAGAACATAAAGCAATGGGTGGcgtcatggtggctacatccattgtTTGGTACAGTTAGATGCATTTATTACACTCGGCTACTGCGTCAAACACTAACAAATATCAGTCATGAAAACACTGAGCATCTCTGGCTCAAATGATTTGTTTCCTGAGATACATTACTCAATCACAAGGGGGCCTCAGTGCTGATTTTATGTTCCAGGGTGAAATGGGACCAGAAGGCTCAAGAGGACTTCCAGGAGAAGAAGGACAACCAGGCGCAAAGGTGAGAGGAGCCATGATATACttgtaatgtgtttattttcatctgAACACCATACGCACCTATTTAGTGTAGCCCCTTCTGTTACACCTGCAATCAACTTTCTCTCCTCTCAACAGGGAGACAATGGGCTGCCAGGCCCCAGGGGACCACCGGGGACAGCAGGAGAGCCTGGAAAAAATGTACGTTAGAGGTTTCAGTGGGGAATCATATGAAAAAGATACAGTACTTCATTTAGTCCACATTAACACTGTTTGTATTACAGGGCACCAGAGGTGACCCTGGTGATGCTGGACCTAGAGGAGAATCTGGACCACCTGGACCAAAggtatgtgtctctgtgtctgagtTAAGTctgatttatacttctgcgacTGTGCGGCACATGCGTGTTGTGCTTAGAGCTCTTTTTGATTTCAGCTCTTGTTGTTGTAATGGATGTGAGGTAGTTGTCTAGAAATCTCAGCTCTGATGTCCAATCAAAAGTCTGCAATGCATAGTGCGTTGTCACATTGTTCAGGAGGTGTGCAGCATAATTCTGTAGCTCCGTGGAGCCCCGCAAACCATCTCTGTGGCCCAGCGGAAGCTGTGTGCGGAGGGATATATTTTCACTGAAGAGCGCTGCACAGTGTAGATGTGCACACGTGATTATGTATGTGCACGCGCTTAGGTAAGATGGCTgccaacaaagaacaaaactggttgtttttgtgccaccaaatgcaggcattttttatttatctaaccataaccaagtggtttttgtgcctgaacataACTACATGTTAACCAAAGCATTGtgcaaatgtaaagtttcaacataacCGCTGCGGAATAAgttacaaatgttacatatccacGGTTTGCGGAAACCTACAGTTCAAACACTTATTCTTGCAGTTGGGTTGAAGATCTACAGGAAACCTGCTCAGATGTACATCAGTGGTTCCATCAGTCCAAAGAATGCGTGCTCTCCCTCCTCAGACACAATTTGTCTGCGGACTGCATGGGTCAAAATTTAGAATATTTCCTTTTGAAGGATGGCAGACATCCAGTTGTCTGTTAGCTGAAGCTACTCACATCCTCTGGGCAAACATAACGTTTCGTCGGCTCATCTGCCCCTCCATCAATAGCTGCTTTCACACTACATTCCAGTGGATATGCCCCCACAGTGGAAGCCCCTTGTATCAAAGATATTCTGTGGATCTAAAAAGCAGCTCCAAAACTGTCTTGAcaaatttctgtgtttttttctcagccTGATTAGTTTGTCCCCAATATTGAGCAGCTCCTGGTTCCACAAATCTCTCCCTAAGTTTAACGTTAACTGTCCCATGAGCTGACTCCCAACCGTCGCACTTTAACctgatgtgatgacatttttcacatcagacTGGAGGAATGAATTaaatttacacattttaaacatatttttatgctCACGTGTCGgcgatagctgtggccagagcCACTATGATTTTGGGTTGTTCATTCGTCCTATCCTTGTTAgcgcagtatctcaagaacgcctcaagggaattttttcagatttggcacaaatgtccacttggactcaacaatgacctgattagatttcggtggtcaaaggtcaaatatcaaggtaactgtgaccttgtctgtctcattcttgtgaacgtgatactTTAAGAATTAGGAATTTCCTTAAGCTTGGCACAAAtgttggactcaacaatgaactgattggatttcggtggccaaaggtcactgtgacctcacactaatatctaacaggataaatgaatgaagtgatgatattttatatccaaaaggtcaaaggtcaacttcactgtgacatcataatgttctgaataaaacacttttctggccattactcagtcATATCTCAGCAACAGAAGAAGAGacgtttggtcagatacttaatTGGTGACACAAATTTTGGGTGTCCACCCTGAAACTGTGCAGATtgtacagcatgtgtgtgaagcatccatgttttcacagacatggatgcaaactgtaagagaaacttgactagTATGCAGAGGTGGTAATTCTGCTTTCATATATTTCCTGGCAGGCTGTATCATGTGCCATTCggaatttaaaacaaatgttcagAAGGCCCATGAATTATGGTAAAATAGCCAACTATTTTCAGGCTGTGTCAATAgggggtgcttcagcaccctCAGCACCACCTTTCCACACCCATGGCAGAAGCTCTGCGCAAGTTTTTCCGCAGACGTATAAATTAAACTGAAGTGTGTTAGCATCttcctcagatgttttcaggtGGCAGTTGCAGTTTGTCTTGACtctttcttttgtgtttttttcagggAGACCCCGGAAGACCTGGCTTCAGCTATCCTGGGCCAAGAGGAGAACCGGTAACGTGAACATGCGCTTCTCCTTACAGTGGCCAGAAGGAGTGATACACGTTGCTAACAAAACTTCCCTCTGCTGTTGTACAGGGTGGCAGAGGAGATGGCGGCAGCCGTGGACCTCGTGGCAGCAGAGGAGACTGTGGTCAAAAGGGTGAACCAGGAGACCAAGGAACTCCCGGAGAGCCAGTGAGTAAACTCAGTGTTGTTTCATGTATGCTGTTATGAAACAAAAGGTGTACAGTGCAGGTACACGATGCTAATTTTTCTGCTTCCAACAGGGTGAGCCAGGTGCTCAGGGTGAACCTGGTCTAAGAGGGCCCAGAGGAGAGCTTGGGCGTGATGTAAGTATGCAAAAATCACACAGGTTAACCCACATACAGGTTCTCTCCTATAATATCAGTTGCATCCAGCTAGAAAACGCAAACCTAAGCTGATGTTTTCGTATGTTTACTTTTTGTTAACGTTATCTGCTAGCAACCGGAAAAGCTGAGAGGCAAGATGTGATTTTATGTGTTCTCCTTCTCTACAGGGAGATCCTGGTCCTGAGGGAGATCCCGGCCTCACTGTGAGAACACTTCATCTTACCGCTCTTTTATCACCAACACATTAACAGAAACATGATGGATATAATGATGATATAACGTTTGTTCTTGCAGGAATGTGATGTTATGAACTACATCAGGGAAACCTGTGGCTGCTGTGGTGAGTTTAATGACCACTGTGCAATCATGATCCGATGGCACACTGATAGGTCGTCACATTCTCACAGTTCGTGTTTTTGTCCGCAGACTGTGAGAAACGCTGCGGAGCCGTGGACATTGtgtttgtgattgacagctcaGAGTCAGTGGGTCTGACTAACTTCACCCTGGAGAAGAACTTTGTCATCAACACCATCAACAGACTGGGATCCCTTGCTAAAGACCCTGAGGCAATCACAGGTAGACATGCAAGTCTCCATGCACATGTTCCCTTCCTTCTTAAATGACAACAGAATTAGTCTGTCTTAACAACATGGCTGAGAACTTGGTGTAAACATGGCTGCTTGTGTTCACAGGAACAAGAGTGGGAGTTGTTCAGTACAGTCACAGTGGAACCTTCCAAGCCATCCGGCTCAACGACCCCAAGATCGACACATTGTCTGCCTTCAAGgtctcaaacacaaacacgtgcAAACTgctttgaagtgtatttttaggGTGTAGCACAGACtgttgttttgcctttttttgtccAGATGTTTCTTAATTAATTTGGGCTGATGTGCTGTCTACACACGTAAAGCAGATGGGAGTCATGTGTCCCTCTCACTATACTTAAAACATTTATCAATACATGCAATCTGGGATGCACGGCACCTTAAAGAATAAGGCTGgcaatattctatatttttcttggTGTCAGAATATCCCATAAAAGACCAaacccaaaaatacatttatcctGATAAGAAGTCTTGCCAGTGCAGATAAAAGTTCACGATCATGAACATGACCACTGTAGTGTATTAAGTCAATCCCAcatacactgtcctgctgccGTAAATACTCACtaaagcaccaaatgtgtattcGTCCacaactgaaaatagtccccaataTAATTCACTTTTCACTCCTGATTGAGTAATGTTTGCTAAAAGCTACAGTGCCCAGGGTTTAAAGAAATTTATTAGACTTTGTAGAAAATTATACGATATGCTTGTGACCTTCTTTTTATAAGGCTTACATCTTCACTGGGACCCAGTAGGCTCTGGACAAAGTGACAAAGACACGGCACGGACATTAGGAGACAGACT includes the following:
- the col6a2 gene encoding collagen alpha-2(VI) chain isoform X2 gives rise to the protein MLGLEVAALCLLLGALTHGQPTGCSKTNECAIDVYFTIDTSETIALQEPPPGALVEGIKKFTEEFAQRFQDEELRGVVKVSWNIGGLHYSQRQEVFSPIAPRDDFISAVRRIKYLGKGTYTDCAILKMVEEIRGSPNKGALRFAVIITDGHVTGNPCGGIKVAAEKARDEGIRLFVVAASNNIDETGLREIANSPAMVYRSEFMAVDLSSGRPVTHMDTINNITKTMKHLAYVECYKVSCLETPGPRGPKGHRGQKGAKGDNGDPGLKGDRGRPGDPGIEGPIGQPGTKGEAGSKGDKGEMGTQGKKGVAGIPGRNGTDGQKGKIGRIGAPGCKGDPGDRGPDGHPGDVGERGFPGTDGEKGDPGRPGRPGPSGPPGEAGPKGERGSPGSPGVPGLKGNPGVPGLAGSRGEPGRRGDYGPKGAQGPDGVKGDKGEMGPEGSRGLPGEEGQPGAKGDNGLPGPRGPPGTAGEPGKNGTRGDPGDAGPRGESGPPGPKGDPGRPGFSYPGPRGEPGGRGDGGSRGPRGSRGDCGQKGEPGDQGTPGEPGEPGAQGEPGLRGPRGELGRDGDPGPEGDPGLTECDVMNYIRETCGCCDCEKRCGAVDIVFVIDSSESVGLTNFTLEKNFVINTINRLGSLAKDPEAITGTRVGVVQYSHSGTFQAIRLNDPKIDTLSAFKDAVKRLEWIAGGTWTPSALKYAYDNLIRDGRRAKAKVNVVVITDGRFDPRDDDSLLTYLCSDSSVDVSAIGIGDMFDQAEENESLKSIACQKDGRVLGMKRFADLVADEFIDKIETVLCPDPVIVCPDLPCKSGGGIRAGQTPLPWKPLAEEGSPSLVPTSLEGVTRLLNGLSEQQYGVGVATMAYTAQRAKLAQGEDRQQWTQLFIDSFKYVYGDIMGDPEKALGLC
- the col6a2 gene encoding collagen alpha-2(VI) chain isoform X1, translated to MLGLEVAALCLLLGALTHGQPTGCSKTNECAIDVYFTIDTSETIALQEPPPGALVEGIKKFTEEFAQRFQDEELRGVVKVSWNIGGLHYSQRQEVFSPIAPRDDFISAVRRIKYLGKGTYTDCAILKMVEEIRGSPNKGALRFAVIITDGHVTGNPCGGIKVAAEKARDEGIRLFVVAASNNIDETGLREIANSPAMVYRSEFMAVDLSSGRPVTHMDTINNITKTMKHLAYVECYKVSCLETPGPRGPKGHRGQKGAKGDNGDPGLKGDRGRPGDPGIEGPIGQPGTKGEAGSKGDKGEMGTQGKKGVAGIPGRNGTDGQKGKIGRIGAPGCKGDPGDRGPDGHPGDVGERGFPGTDGEKGDPGRPGRPGPSGPPGEAGPKGERGSPGSPGVPGLKGNPGVPGLAGSRGEPGRRGDYGPKGAQGPDGVKGDKGEMGPEGSRGLPGEEGQPGAKGDNGLPGPRGPPGTAGEPGKNGTRGDPGDAGPRGESGPPGPKGDPGRPGFSYPGPRGEPGGRGDGGSRGPRGSRGDCGQKGEPGDQGTPGEPGEPGAQGEPGLRGPRGELGRDGDPGPEGDPGLTECDVMNYIRETCGCCDCEKRCGAVDIVFVIDSSESVGLTNFTLEKNFVINTINRLGSLAKDPEAITGTRVGVVQYSHSGTFQAIRLNDPKIDTLSAFKDAVKRLEWIAGGTWTPSALKYAYDNLIRDGRRAKAKVNVVVITDGRFDPRDDDSLLTYLCSDSSVDVSAIGIGDMFDQAEENESLKSIACQKDGRVLGMKRFADLVADEFIDKIETVLCPDPVIVCPDLPCKSEPAVASCVQRPVDVVFLLDGSERMGLENHRMAKEFIANVASRLTLASGPDDKRNARFALLQYGTPSEQRVEFKLTGNLSVISDSLAAMNYLDSSSYLGSAIIHAVNNLVVPEVRANQARRHAERAFVFITDGITSTDQLSEGVEAMKRAQGVPTVIAMGTETDEEVLKKVSLEDSSAIFRGVDYTMLNKASFFERFIRWIC